One Nicotiana tabacum cultivar K326 chromosome 23, ASM71507v2, whole genome shotgun sequence genomic window, TTTGCCCTCCCCTTGCGAAATCATTAAGTGCTTATTGTACTAAATTATCCTTATTAATAGTTTGCAAAAATCTTTATTTGACTACTAATACTCCAATGGTTACTTAATGATATGGGTAagattaggaaaaaataattaattatcttTTTATTTGCtaaagtggacaagtaaaaggAATCTGGTGACTAAAGGAGATACTGTAATCTTGGACGTTAAGGAGTTTTAAAAGTTTTGACTAAGCTTTCGTTTGAAATGCTAATGGTTTTGACCCAATTGTGGAAAAGACTGCCCTTTTCTGTTTTCTATTTTGTAAATAATGGATTTCAATGATAAACTTAGATTTTTATGAaggattttgggagaaattttgGGGAGGTTTTTTGAGAAAACTTAAATGTGAATTTGTAGAATTTTGTGTTTGTGGAAAGGTTATGTCTTTTGTTCTGTGTGGTTTTGAAGTTGTAGCAAAAAGGAGGACATTTAGTTACATCATATGTATTCCAACTTTCAAAAGAAGTGTAACTTTGCTGCTAATCTGAAAGCTGCCTTTTCCTTCACACGCATGTTTTTCATCGTGGACAATGAATAAAATCTTATTGAAAATTTGTGCTTGAGATGATAGTTCGATCATCTTAGATCTTTCACAACATCATGATTAAAAGACACAGGCTGAATTGTGCTCAAGTATTCTAGTTAATTTAACTTGAAATTTTATGGTCCAAATTTTACAGGCATAACAGACAATGGAATGGCAGCAATCGGATCCAGTCTCTCTTATTTACAGTCCTTAGATGTATCCTACTGCAGAAAGATCACAGACAAGGGTCTCTCAGCTGTTGCTGAGGGGTGTCGTGATTTGAGAACCTTGCATCTTGCTGGCTGTAGATTTGTCTCAGATTCATTACTGGAAGCTCTCTCCAAGAATTGCCATAGTTTAGAAGAGCTGGGTTTGCAAGGATGCACCAACATCACCAACTCGGGTCTCTCTGTTTTGGTCGAAGGTTGCCGAAGGATAAAGCATTTAGACATTAACAAATGCAGCAATGTTGGTGATATTGGGATATCTAGCGTGTCCAAAGCTTGTTCATTGACACTCAGGACATTGAAGTTGTTAGATTGCTACAAAGTTGGCGATGAATCAATCTTATCCTTGGCTAGCTACTGCAAAAATCTTGAGACACTCGTTATTGGTGGTTGCCGTAACATATCAGACGAGTCCATGAAGTCACTTGCTGCTGCATGTAGTAATAGTCTTAGGAAACTGAGGATGGATTGGTGTTTGAACATTACAGACTCGTCGTTGGACTGTATCATTTCCGGATGCAAAAAGCTTGAGGTTCTTGACATTGGCTGCTGTGAAGAGGTAACTGATGCTGCATTTCAACAATTAGGAAGCGAAGACTTTATGCTGGGGATGAAGATTTTGAAGGTCAGTAACTGTCCAAAGATCACTGTTGACGGAATTAAGAAACTTCTGAAGTCATGTGAGTCTCTTGAATATCTAGACGTACGATCTTGTCTCCTTATAACTAAAGCAGGGTGTGAGGAGGCTGGACTTGAGTTTCCTGAATCTTGCAAAATAAACTTCACTGGGAGCTTAGCTGAGCCAGATGAGTTACTTTGAGCAGTACTTGATTACGGAATGCCTTTGCTGCACTTGGTATCATACTGTAGAAGGATTGCATTCTTACTCCAAGACCTACAAAATGAATTTAGAAGCTCCTGGTGTCAGTCCTTTGTTCTCATTATTTGTCTTTTGTTAAGCATGAACTTTTTCATTGTAGATTATTTGCCTGCTTTTCATTTATTTAATCCCAAACTCCTGTATATCATCCTTGTATATTACTAGTAGCCCTCATTGGTTGTTGTAGGTGTTTTCAGATTGTGAATGAATGAAGTCTCATTGTTTTTCTGTGAAAAAATGAAGTCCCGTTGCCAACTGCCTTACTGGTATCAACTGCATGCAGTTACATTTGCTGGTTCAGGTTTAtgcgtgtgtgtatatatataaaagtatTTGTGACTGAGCTTATCCACAATTGGATTGTGTTAGCTGTAACTGCATATAGTCTGGAGGTTTACAAGAACCATATTTAAACTAGTTGGCCAAAGAAATTAATCAGATTGCAAGATGGGAACCAATATTCTGATTGCAAAATGGACTTGTATATATTGTCTGTGTTAAATTTCTTTCCACTGTCAGTGTATTTTAACCCGTGCGCTCTCAGCATATTACAAAATGGATAATACAGGAATCCAAAAGCCAAAGTAGTTGTTTTACCTGGAAAGTGGTATGGAAATAAGTTTTCTTGGTGAAAAAAGATTTAATATTTTCAAATGAAGACATTCTACTTGTATCTTATTTTACTGAGGACATTCTATATCATAACCAGGGAAAAAAAAGACTTGAAGTCAGCAAAGATGTTAATACAGTATTATTGTGGGCATTTAAACATTACTAAAATGTCAATCCTATAGGTAGCATTTGGGTCTTTTTCCAAATCCTAACTTGGGTTGTAAAGCTTACTCCCAGGACAAGCAGAAAGCTGAATTAATCATCAAAGAAAAGCCATCTGTTTGCATAAATTTTACATTAAGTCTATATATTCACATCAACTCACAAGGCTCAAGCCCACCAAACCTAAAACCTCCTTTGAGCAATGGAGCTAGTTACAAGTTTTAACACATCACAGAATTCATTTTTGCATCAACATTTTATATTGATGAATGGGCATgctagaaaaaaaaaatgaaaaaaggaaaactAATTATCTTCCTAGCTTGCTTGAACTTGATGAAATTGACTGCTGCAGATATCTGAGAGTCTTTTGATGATTGAGGAATCCCATGAACCAGAACTCAAAATCATCCTCTGTAACTAACTTTATATACTTCTGTGATGGCTTTTCCATATTTTCACTCTCTTTTGCTTTCTTCATCTTACTTAGAGGGATCAACACCTGCAAGTTCGAACCTATTAGATTATGCTTCACATGGCTAGAAAAATAGAGATTAAAGAAAACTGAGTAGAATGTATTGGATACCGTATAATGGATTCTAAGAAAATTTCCAGTTGGAGATGAGAGCTTTATTGATCTCTCACTGCAAAAAGCAACCTTATCAGTAGAGATGAAGAGAAGGCCTGCCATTGGACCAGTTGTGGTTGATAAATAGCATTGAGAAACCTTCAATAGCTTTTCATTATGTCTAACACTAAACTTCTGCTTGAATATTCTCTCCACCATTCCTACTTGAAGAATTTTTGCCCCGAGGCTCAATTTTCACTTCACAATTTCTGTTAGCTTTCCCCCCAATAGAGTTCTGGCTTGGAGGTCAGAAATCTGCGGCAGTTTCACTTCCTTGAACTGGCTACTACCGCGCAACGTGCCCTTGCTTGGTGGGTCGTTAATTAATCAGTTTTAAAAAGGGGGATGGATTTTCGGGCTTAGGCTCACTGCACAATTAAAGTTGAAACATTAATGACGTCACAATCAATATTTTCAATCATACATGTAAATAGTGCTTCTTGCATGAATTTTTGTACATCATGACTCACATATATATTGTGTTGTTTAGATTTAAATACTTAAATCATTATTTGCAAGTTGAAGTTTGGCCATCAGTATTTGCAAATactgaatttgagtatttgaaaTACCGATGAAATAGTGGAAAAATTCGTTTGAGGAGTATCTCAAGTGAAATAATGGTTTTCACTCGCAAAAGTTCAACTTTTTTTCAAGTAAAACTCATGTCTGGACACAATTTCAGcttccaaatatttttttttcaacttccACTTCAGATACTTTTTTTCTAACTTAAACAAACCATTGTCTTAGTAACATTTTCGATTATCTGTTTGAAGTCGTTTATGGAGAATATAAGTGCCTTACCGCTCACGGATGCCTTGTGCAAGACAATCCATCCTTTCTTCAAGTTTGTTCATCTTACCAATCACAGATTTTCCTGCACATTCAAAATATCCTTCTCAGTGATCTCTTCTTTCATTAAGGTGTACTATTTATAAATACTGAAATAACAGGGGAATTACTCACTTTGCTTTATTTTGGACAAGTTCTTTGAAGTTGCAGATGGACGAATATGGTCTTGGCAAGCAGATATGGACAGTAGTCTTTTTGGCTGCCTTTGAAATGAGTATACTGCGGAACTCATGGGAATACCACCCACCACATGTCCATTGAGTAAGTTCTTCATTGTGACTTCTGATTTTGAAGAGGATTACTGTATTGTGAAGGTCGGTGAGAAATAAGTCTTTGGTTGATGGTTTAAGAACCATCCTTGTagcatatatatatgtgtgtccTTGtagcactatatatatataggagtTTGGGAGAAGTTGATGAATCTTTTAACTAATTGTTGCATCCATGAGTCTGCTATGGGTCATCAGAAACAACCATAAAAGAACATGTACTTTTTTAGAGTTTGTCAGGAACATGTAGTGGCTGCTAATTTCAAAAGTTTCAATGTCTTTGATAATCCTTCTGTTGTTTGATATTTGATATTGTCAAATATCAAAGTGCAGTACACGTACAAcctctcctttcttttctttgtttttaccCTTTGCTTGCGATCCATTATAACGGTGGTGTTTGGGGAAGTTTGTGCACACCTTGACTATTTCACTAGGTACCTGCGACCTTCCACTAGCACATGCATAATGTAACTCTGCCCATTAAAGCTTAGGCTCTTAAGAAGAGATCACTTTATATTAAGCTTAGGCAGTTAACCTTATATTTTCTTACTTCTGCTGAAATTTGAGCGCTGGTCTCATGATTTTAGTAATCCATGTCTTTCTCTTGCTGAAACAGGTTTCCGAAAATGCCTTTCTTTTAGTTGTGATCAAGATTTGTGTGCACATGTGGTGTTTTCAACTTTTGAGTTGGCAGATTTGCTTTGTGATGCAACCTACTTTTATAAGTTTAGCAAAAGTAAGAGAAATCTTTGCATTTTGAAGTCATCTTGTCAAAACTGGTAAGGTAGTTTGATTCACCCTATAGACTCGTGCATTCCATTCATGGGCCATTCTCGACAGTCgcatgtaattttttttataaccaTAATCTTATCTAGTTTCTTCTAAAACTTAAAGTTTCAGCTGGTATTATCATATGCACTTTAATGTTGTGGTTCCgagttgataatttttatatagaAAAGGATTGAATAAGCATTTTCTATACAAGGACAATGTTATGgctgacaagagtgggttgctgtagtggtgagcaccctccacttccaaccaagaggttgtgagttcgagtcaccccaagagcaaggtggggagttcttggagggatggagccgagggtctatcggaaatagcttCTCTACcccagagtaggggtaaggtctgcgtacaaactaccctccccagaccccactagtgggattatactgagttgttgttgtttgaaCTTTAAATTGCTAGTAGGAAATTGAACTGTCTTTATTGAGAAGCAAACTATAAGATTGATGATTGCACAACTATTTATGTATAGTATTTATGAATTATGTTTTTTATAGACTAGGTTAAAGTTTCCTCCCAATATTGatactactacaacaacaacaacaacaaacccagtgaaatcccacaagtgggatctggggagggtaatgtgtacgcagaccttacccctaccttataagGGTAGAGAATATTTATATAGAAGGGAAAGACAAAAGGCAATCCTTCTTGAATATTAAAAGGTATACAAAATTACCTCTTTCACAAGCTTTTAGTGCATCGTTAAAATATCTCAAGCTAGTTTTTCTAGTCTTATATGATTAAAGTTGACAGGATAACTATTTGAATTTATGACATTACAGTTTAGTAGTGATCAatatttaatcataaattaaCTAGTTGATTGTCCCCTTTGAAACATGAGTGAGTCATCCATTAACTTTGAAGTGTTGCTTAATACATTAGGCAAGGGAACGTGGGTAGTCATTCAAAGATTTCAATCTGCTACGCAGGGCCAGCTCTGGATTATGTATACTGCCTTCTCTTTTAAGGCAGTTATCTTATCTTGCTTTTTTTGTCCATCTCATCTTGAAGTGTAAAGGCAGATTTATAGGCGTTTATGCTGACTTTATGTGGAAAACATCACGCACACATGTCAAATGAttcaaatttttgagtaaacTAACTTATTTTCTTAATACTTTGACCAACTTTTGGCCTTTGGTTGTTAgacaatattttaaaaaatttggagaaataaaAATGTTCAAAAATGAAGCACAAAACATAATAATATTTTCTGATACATTTTCATACGTTTCTTTCATAATACTTAGcaagtttttaagaaattatttttaatacTCCCTCTATTCCATATTATGTGACATTATTCATATTAGTCCTTTCCAAAAGAATGACACcttatatttggaaataatttaatttaattttttttaatgtacCCCTAGTGTCATGTTTTTATAGTCTAAAAATCTTATGGTAGGTTTAAGACTTTTAAGTTCCAATAGCTCAGGAGACTAGTTGGCGGCAAAAATCGAGGGCGCTCTGGTTAAAGGAGGGGGATTCGAATGCCAAGTTTTTCCATAGGGTGGCGGTCGCAAATCGAAGGAGAAACTTCGTAGAGTCCTTAGTTGTGGATGGGGTAAGGATTGAGGGAGAAGAGGAGGTAAAAGGGGAGATAGCGGGGTTTTATGAGAACTTATATAGAGAGGAAGTTAGTTGGAGGCCGACTTTGGGGAGAATAGAGTTCAACCATATAGGGGAGGGAGACGACGAGTGGCTAGAAAGGgttttcgaggaggaggaggtgcaCGAGGCTGTGTCGAGTTGTGCTGGTGATAAGGCCCCCGGGCCTGATGGTTTCTCCTTGGCTTTCTTTCAGCTCTTCTGGGACACCATCAAGGGGGAGTTGATGGAAGCCATTGAATACTTCCATGCGAATGGTGTTTTCGAGAGAAGTATCAATGCTTCCTTTATTACTATTGTGCCTA contains:
- the LOC107762429 gene encoding uncharacterized protein LOC107762429, which codes for MACNGVVSGLCINDSLGDDELRAVLSRLEDDKDKEVFGLVCKRWLFIQSTERKKLCARAGPHMLRKIAARFTRLHELDLCQSVSRSFYPGVTDSDLSVIAAAFSCLKILSLQNCKGITDNGMAAIGSSLSYLQSLDVSYCRKITDKGLSAVAEGCRDLRTLHLAGCRFVSDSLLEALSKNCHSLEELGLQGCTNITNSGLSVLVEGCRRIKHLDINKCSNVGDIGISSVSKACSLTLRTLKLLDCYKVGDESILSLASYCKNLETLVIGGCRNISDESMKSLAAACSNSLRKLRMDWCLNITDSSLDCIISGCKKLEVLDIGCCEEVTDAAFQQLGSEDFMLGMKILKVSNCPKITVDGIKKLLKSCESLEYLDVRSCLLITKAGCEEAGLEFPESCKINFTGSLAEPDELL